A single Nicotiana tabacum cultivar K326 chromosome 5, ASM71507v2, whole genome shotgun sequence DNA region contains:
- the LOC107778085 gene encoding putative late blight resistance protein homolog R1B-16 isoform X1 — protein MAAYAAVTSLMGTIHLISQSNLDLQDGHKEHLKLLYEKVGSLLEFLDTNSDDGSMKDLQEKVKDLAHEVEDKVESHIQREAQKKLLKMLQRVFHLPTKAHERLLKILQRAIEAIDSIKEELFKQRENNNMQAGNSSLGGSNSPESHVSTLENNMVGYNDEQASMLRQLTGDSRQLEVISIVGMGGIGKSTFAKRVFSDPSVVGFFDVRGWVTVSKDYSIRKMLLSLLQDAGVELDKVSDEEQADDLQESDEELDHVQKINNALADRLQKSLKGRRYLIVVDDIWSTDAWDEIKLWFPEYNNRSRILLTTRDMKVAQYASFPEDPFPMRFLDPEESWNLFCQKAFDKKTCPIELKNVAKEVVKNCKGLPLMISVIAGTLSSKRTLGEWRKVAESVSSLVNLDDYQRCSGVLALSYNHLPSHLKACFLYFGVFPKASDISVKKLMRLWAAEGLFELKGLEGLEKVAAYLLHDLIDKSLIIVSRRSIDGKIKTCRIHDLLHDLCWREAESNSILYVVNDVPYGGPRRYFPQGRRWVSLHLAGGYYPTLFSALSYNKTRSIHFYADPVYNLQLEHFKLLRVLDLEATEFQYGFPGEILRLVCLRYLVMKIDEISEHIPISNLQNLQTLVIFTTSRKGFINLRDGIWDLSQLRNLNCSRIFLYPPRNVSPNEVEYPILENLQSVCGLSSSCCTKGIFKGIKKVKKLGISCNSYTESEWLANLNYLHELETLSIASSSYYGYVYSDFRLPCPGSFPPNLKKLTLCGTRLSWEDMTIISKLPKLEVLQLKEDDFARSLSVGERVWEVTEMGFPELKFLLLEKLILDYWRATDDYFPCLEHVIIKNCRHLKEIPQGFADSMTLKLIMLQGCSPSVVTSADRIQREQLECSGSDMLKVYAVDTRDSDQD, from the exons ATGGCTGCTTATGCTGCAGTAACTTCTCTGATGGGAACGATACACCTGATTTCACAATCCAACTTAGACCTGCAGGACGGTCATAAAGAACACTTAAAATTACTCTACGAGAAGGTTGGCTCTCTGCTAGAGTTTCTTGACACTAATTCTGATGACGGATCAATGAAGGATTTGCAAGAAAAGGTAAAAGATCTTGCACATGAAGTAGAAGACAAAGTTGAATCACACATTCAAAGAGAGGCGCAGAAGAAGCTTCTTAAGATGTTGCAACGAGTCTTTCATCTTCCAACAAAGGCACATGAAAGGCTTCTTAAGATTTTGCAACGAGCTATAGAAGCCATTGATTCTATCAAAGAAGAGCTTTTCAAGCAGAGGGAGAATAATAATATGCAAGCAGGAAATAGTTCACTTGGTGGTTCTAATTCACCAGAATCTCATGTTTCTACACTTGAGAATAACATGGTGGGGTACAATGATGAACAAGCGAGCATGCTGCGTCAACTTACTGGAGACTCACGTCAACTGGAAGTCATTTCCATTGTTGGTATGGGAGGCATAGGCAAGTCAACTTTTGCTAAAAGAGTGTTTTCTGATCCCTCAGTTGTGGGCTTCTTTGATGTTCGTGGATGGGTTACTGTGTCCAAGGACTATAGTATAAGAAAGATGCTTCTATCCCTCCTTCAAGATGCCGGGGTGGAGCTTGATAAGGTAAGCGATGAAGAACAAGCAGACGACTTGCAGGAAAGCGATGAAGAACTAGATCACGTGCAGAAAATCAATAATGCACTTGCAGATCGCTTGCAAAAAAGTTTAAAAGGTAGGAGATATTTGATTGTTGTGGATGACATATGGAGCACGGATGCCTGGGATGAGATTAAACTATGGTTTCCAGAATACAATAATAGAAGTCGGATATTATTGACTACTCGAGACATGAAGGTTGCTCAATATGCTAGCTTTCCTGAGGATCCTTTTCCGATGCGTTTCCTGGATCCAGAGGAAAGTTGGAATTTGTTTTGCCAAAAGGCATTTGACAAAAAAACTTGCCCGATTGAACTTAAGAATGTTGCAAAGGAAGTTGTAAAAAACTGCAAAGGGTTACCACTAATGATTTCTGTGATTGCAGGGACTCTCTCTAGCAAGAGGACACTGGGCGAGTGGAGGAAAGTAGCTGAAAGTGTGAGCTCCTTAGTAAACCTTGACGATTATCAACGTTGCTCAGGAGTGCTCGCTTTGAGCTAcaatcatcttccttcacatttGAAAGCGTGCTTTCTGTATTTTGGAGTTTTCCCGAAAGCTAGCGACATTTCTGTGAAAAAGTTGATGAGATTATGGGCTGCGGAAGGACTCTTCGAGCTAAAGGGGCTTGAGGGATTGGAAAAAGTGGCTGCTTATCTTTTACATGATCTTATTGATAAAAGTCTAATCATTGTTAGCAGGCGAAGTATTGATGGCAAAATCAAGACTTGTAGGATTCACGATCTTCTTCATGATCTATGCTGGAGAGAAGCTGAAAGCAATAGTATTTTGTACGTTGTAAATGACGTACCTTATGGAGGACCAAGAAGGTATTTTCCTCAAGGTCGTAGGTGGGTGTCACTTCATTTAGCGGGAGGTTATTATCCTACCCTTTTCAGTGCTCTTAGTTATAACAAAACGCGTTCCATTCATTTTTATGCTGATCCAGTTTATAATCTACAACTGGAGCATTTCAAACTTCTTAGAGTATTGGACTTGGAGGCCACGGAATTCCAATATGGTTTCCCTGGTGAAATATTACGCCTAGTTTGTTTAAGGTATTTGGTTATGAAGATCGATGAGATCTCTGAACATATACCGATTTCCAATCTTCAGAATTTACAAACTCTTGTTATATTTACTACATCGCGGAAGGGGTTTATAAATTTACGTGATGGAATTTGGGACCTGTCTCAATTAAGGAATCTCAATTGTTCAAGGATCTTTTTGTACCCTCCTCGGAATGTATCTCCTAATGAAGTTGAGTACCCGATTTTGGAAAACTTGCAAAGTGTTTGTGGGTTGAGTTCTTCTTGTTGCACGAAAGGAATATTTAAAGGGATTAAGAAAgtgaaaaaattggggatttctTGCAACAGTTATACCGAGTCTGAATGGCTAGCTAATCTTAACTATTTACATGAGCTTGAGACACTAAGTATTGCGTCGTCATCCTACTATGGTTATGTTTATTCAGATTTCAGGCTTCCATGTCCAGGTTCTTTCCCACCAAATCTCAAGAAGTTGACACTTTGTGGTACTCGGCTCTCATGGGAGGACATGACGATCATTAGCAAGTTGCCCAAACTCGAGGTGCTCCAATTGAAGGAAGATGACTTTGCACGTAGTTTGTCTGTGGGAGAGAGAGTCTGGGAAGTAACAGAGATGGGATTTCCCGAATTGAAATTCTTGCTCCTTGAGAAGTTGATTCTTGATTATTGGAGAGCCACTGATGATTATTTCCCATGCCTTGAGCATGTAATTATCAAAAATTGCCGTCACTTAAAAGAGATTCCTCAAGGATTTGCAGATAGTATGACTCTGAAACTAATTATGTTACAGGGATGTTCTCCTTCCGTTGTGACATCTGCTGACCGGATCCAGAGAGAGCAATTAGAGTGTTCAGGAAGCGACATGCTTAAAGTTTATGCCGTTGATACAAGGG ATTCAGATCAAGATTAG
- the LOC107778085 gene encoding putative late blight resistance protein homolog R1B-16 isoform X2, translating to MGTIHLISQSNLDLQDGHKEHLKLLYEKVGSLLEFLDTNSDDGSMKDLQEKVKDLAHEVEDKVESHIQREAQKKLLKMLQRVFHLPTKAHERLLKILQRAIEAIDSIKEELFKQRENNNMQAGNSSLGGSNSPESHVSTLENNMVGYNDEQASMLRQLTGDSRQLEVISIVGMGGIGKSTFAKRVFSDPSVVGFFDVRGWVTVSKDYSIRKMLLSLLQDAGVELDKVSDEEQADDLQESDEELDHVQKINNALADRLQKSLKGRRYLIVVDDIWSTDAWDEIKLWFPEYNNRSRILLTTRDMKVAQYASFPEDPFPMRFLDPEESWNLFCQKAFDKKTCPIELKNVAKEVVKNCKGLPLMISVIAGTLSSKRTLGEWRKVAESVSSLVNLDDYQRCSGVLALSYNHLPSHLKACFLYFGVFPKASDISVKKLMRLWAAEGLFELKGLEGLEKVAAYLLHDLIDKSLIIVSRRSIDGKIKTCRIHDLLHDLCWREAESNSILYVVNDVPYGGPRRYFPQGRRWVSLHLAGGYYPTLFSALSYNKTRSIHFYADPVYNLQLEHFKLLRVLDLEATEFQYGFPGEILRLVCLRYLVMKIDEISEHIPISNLQNLQTLVIFTTSRKGFINLRDGIWDLSQLRNLNCSRIFLYPPRNVSPNEVEYPILENLQSVCGLSSSCCTKGIFKGIKKVKKLGISCNSYTESEWLANLNYLHELETLSIASSSYYGYVYSDFRLPCPGSFPPNLKKLTLCGTRLSWEDMTIISKLPKLEVLQLKEDDFARSLSVGERVWEVTEMGFPELKFLLLEKLILDYWRATDDYFPCLEHVIIKNCRHLKEIPQGFADSMTLKLIMLQGCSPSVVTSADRIQREQLECSGSDMLKVYAVDTRDSDQD from the exons ATGGGAACGATACACCTGATTTCACAATCCAACTTAGACCTGCAGGACGGTCATAAAGAACACTTAAAATTACTCTACGAGAAGGTTGGCTCTCTGCTAGAGTTTCTTGACACTAATTCTGATGACGGATCAATGAAGGATTTGCAAGAAAAGGTAAAAGATCTTGCACATGAAGTAGAAGACAAAGTTGAATCACACATTCAAAGAGAGGCGCAGAAGAAGCTTCTTAAGATGTTGCAACGAGTCTTTCATCTTCCAACAAAGGCACATGAAAGGCTTCTTAAGATTTTGCAACGAGCTATAGAAGCCATTGATTCTATCAAAGAAGAGCTTTTCAAGCAGAGGGAGAATAATAATATGCAAGCAGGAAATAGTTCACTTGGTGGTTCTAATTCACCAGAATCTCATGTTTCTACACTTGAGAATAACATGGTGGGGTACAATGATGAACAAGCGAGCATGCTGCGTCAACTTACTGGAGACTCACGTCAACTGGAAGTCATTTCCATTGTTGGTATGGGAGGCATAGGCAAGTCAACTTTTGCTAAAAGAGTGTTTTCTGATCCCTCAGTTGTGGGCTTCTTTGATGTTCGTGGATGGGTTACTGTGTCCAAGGACTATAGTATAAGAAAGATGCTTCTATCCCTCCTTCAAGATGCCGGGGTGGAGCTTGATAAGGTAAGCGATGAAGAACAAGCAGACGACTTGCAGGAAAGCGATGAAGAACTAGATCACGTGCAGAAAATCAATAATGCACTTGCAGATCGCTTGCAAAAAAGTTTAAAAGGTAGGAGATATTTGATTGTTGTGGATGACATATGGAGCACGGATGCCTGGGATGAGATTAAACTATGGTTTCCAGAATACAATAATAGAAGTCGGATATTATTGACTACTCGAGACATGAAGGTTGCTCAATATGCTAGCTTTCCTGAGGATCCTTTTCCGATGCGTTTCCTGGATCCAGAGGAAAGTTGGAATTTGTTTTGCCAAAAGGCATTTGACAAAAAAACTTGCCCGATTGAACTTAAGAATGTTGCAAAGGAAGTTGTAAAAAACTGCAAAGGGTTACCACTAATGATTTCTGTGATTGCAGGGACTCTCTCTAGCAAGAGGACACTGGGCGAGTGGAGGAAAGTAGCTGAAAGTGTGAGCTCCTTAGTAAACCTTGACGATTATCAACGTTGCTCAGGAGTGCTCGCTTTGAGCTAcaatcatcttccttcacatttGAAAGCGTGCTTTCTGTATTTTGGAGTTTTCCCGAAAGCTAGCGACATTTCTGTGAAAAAGTTGATGAGATTATGGGCTGCGGAAGGACTCTTCGAGCTAAAGGGGCTTGAGGGATTGGAAAAAGTGGCTGCTTATCTTTTACATGATCTTATTGATAAAAGTCTAATCATTGTTAGCAGGCGAAGTATTGATGGCAAAATCAAGACTTGTAGGATTCACGATCTTCTTCATGATCTATGCTGGAGAGAAGCTGAAAGCAATAGTATTTTGTACGTTGTAAATGACGTACCTTATGGAGGACCAAGAAGGTATTTTCCTCAAGGTCGTAGGTGGGTGTCACTTCATTTAGCGGGAGGTTATTATCCTACCCTTTTCAGTGCTCTTAGTTATAACAAAACGCGTTCCATTCATTTTTATGCTGATCCAGTTTATAATCTACAACTGGAGCATTTCAAACTTCTTAGAGTATTGGACTTGGAGGCCACGGAATTCCAATATGGTTTCCCTGGTGAAATATTACGCCTAGTTTGTTTAAGGTATTTGGTTATGAAGATCGATGAGATCTCTGAACATATACCGATTTCCAATCTTCAGAATTTACAAACTCTTGTTATATTTACTACATCGCGGAAGGGGTTTATAAATTTACGTGATGGAATTTGGGACCTGTCTCAATTAAGGAATCTCAATTGTTCAAGGATCTTTTTGTACCCTCCTCGGAATGTATCTCCTAATGAAGTTGAGTACCCGATTTTGGAAAACTTGCAAAGTGTTTGTGGGTTGAGTTCTTCTTGTTGCACGAAAGGAATATTTAAAGGGATTAAGAAAgtgaaaaaattggggatttctTGCAACAGTTATACCGAGTCTGAATGGCTAGCTAATCTTAACTATTTACATGAGCTTGAGACACTAAGTATTGCGTCGTCATCCTACTATGGTTATGTTTATTCAGATTTCAGGCTTCCATGTCCAGGTTCTTTCCCACCAAATCTCAAGAAGTTGACACTTTGTGGTACTCGGCTCTCATGGGAGGACATGACGATCATTAGCAAGTTGCCCAAACTCGAGGTGCTCCAATTGAAGGAAGATGACTTTGCACGTAGTTTGTCTGTGGGAGAGAGAGTCTGGGAAGTAACAGAGATGGGATTTCCCGAATTGAAATTCTTGCTCCTTGAGAAGTTGATTCTTGATTATTGGAGAGCCACTGATGATTATTTCCCATGCCTTGAGCATGTAATTATCAAAAATTGCCGTCACTTAAAAGAGATTCCTCAAGGATTTGCAGATAGTATGACTCTGAAACTAATTATGTTACAGGGATGTTCTCCTTCCGTTGTGACATCTGCTGACCGGATCCAGAGAGAGCAATTAGAGTGTTCAGGAAGCGACATGCTTAAAGTTTATGCCGTTGATACAAGGG ATTCAGATCAAGATTAG
- the LOC107778083 gene encoding putative late blight resistance protein homolog R1A-3, with protein sequence MAAYAALTSLMGTIHLISQSTLDLLEGHKEHLKLLYEKVGSMLEFLDTNSDDEPMKDLLKKVKDVAHKVEDEVESQLRLVSEKDEHVRTEADERLLAILHQAIEGADSVTKELVKLKENINMQAANRSLEGSSSPRSHVSILENDMVGYNIEQECMRGQLIGRSSQLEVISIAGMGGIGKSTFAKKMFYDPSILSFFDFRGWITVSKDYSLRKMLLSLLQDTIVEKEKKEKLDKKSNGDLADLLQKSLKGRRYLIVVDDIWSREAWDDIRLWFPENSNASRILLTTRDMKVAEYASSPEDPFPMRPLELEESWNLFCQKAFGKKDCPTEFENVAKLVVENCKGLPLMISVVAGALSSKRRLEEWREVAQSVSSLVNLDDYQRCSGVLALSYKHLPSHLKACYLYFGVFPKAREISVKKLIRLWAAEGLLELKGLEGLEKLASNLLHDLIDKNLVVVSTRSLCGRIKACRIHDLLHDLCLREAKREMLLYSYVVDPISYGAGKILPDGCRWVSVHSNGNFRRILFDDLTHSKTRSLHFSANDLWQDSLLSLNHFKLLRVLDLEAVEFSYFPSEILHLVGLRYLALAIYKIPEDVPISNLWNLQTLVVSQSELDGRISLPIGIWGLSQLRHLHCTSMYVHSPQKVSVNEVNHPILEKLLSVSGLSLSCCTKEMFEGIKKVKKLGIFGTGNEFIDVPECLDNLIHLHELETLKIAGFNMDLLDFDFRLPRLVSFPPNLKKLTLSKTYLPWEDMTIISKLPKLEVLQLKNSAFVEAWSAERWEVTEMGFPELKFVLLEKLDLKYWRAADIDDNFPCLERVVIRNCSYLKQIPKVFADSGTLQRIELWGCSPSLVTFAKKIQENHEDLGNNMLKVYAFDTIGEVNSDEVNEEAAEGDMEKTVKSLEQETGLDSDEDSEDLAMKAVLDMLQSELDSDEEAADIDAEKAGQSSRGRDRSKAYVYKNYFAPLLVEFFPNFHLEETEEESSK encoded by the exons ATGGCTGCTTATGCTGCTCTAACTTCTCTGATGGGAACTATACACCTTATTTCACAATCCACTTTAGACTTGCTGGAAGGTCATAAAGAACACTTGAAATTACTCTACGAGAAAGTTGGCTCAATGCTAGAGTTTCTTGACACTAATTCTGATGATGAACCAATGAAGGATTTGCTAAAAAAGGTCAAAGATGTAGCACATAAAGTAGAAGACGAAGTTGAATCACAGCTACGACTGGtctcagagaaggatgaacatGTTCGGACAGAGGCGGACGAGAGGCTTCTTGCGATTTTGCATCAAGCAATAGAAGGCGCTGATTCTGTCACCAAAGAGCTCGTCAAGCTGAAGGAGAATATTAATATGCAAGCAGCAAATCGTTCGCTTGAGGGTTCTAGTTCACCACGATCTCATGTTTCAATCCTTGAGAATGACATGGTGGGGTACAACATTGAACAAGAGTGCATGCGTGGTCAACTTATTGGCCGTTCATCTCAACTGGAAGTTATCTCTATTGCTGGAATGGGAGGTATAGGCaagtcaacttttgccaaaaagatGTTTTATGATCCCTCAATTTTGAGCTTCTTTGATTTCCGTGGATGGATTACTGTGTCCAAGGACTACAGTTTAAGAAAGATGCTTCTATCCCTCCTTCAAGATACTATtgtggagaaagaaaagaaagaaaagctcGATAAGAAAAGCAACGGAGATCTAGCAGATCTTTTGCAGAAAAGTTTAAAGGGTAGGAGGTATTTGATCGTTGTGGATGACATATGGAGCAGGGAAGCCTGGGATGATATTAGACTATGGTTTCCCGAAAACAGTAATGCAAGTCGGATATTGTTGACTACTCGGGATATGAAGGTTGCCGAATATGCAAGCTCTCCTGAGGATCCGTTTCCAATGCGTCCCCTGGAGCTAGAGGAAAGTTGGAATTTGTTTTGCCAAAAGGCGTTTGGCAAAAAAGATTGTCCAACTGAATTTGAGAATGTCGCGAAATTAGTCGTAGAAAATTGCAAAGGATTACCACTAATGATTTCTGTAGTTGCAGGGGCTCTTTCTAGCAAGAGGAGACTAGAGGAGTGGAGGGAAGTAGCTCAAAGTGTGAGCTCTTTAGTAAACCTTGACGATTATCAACGTTGCTCAGGAGTGCTTGCTTTGAGCTACAAGCATCTTCCTTCACATTTGAAAGCCTGCTATCTGTATTTTGGAGTTTTTCCAAAAGCTAGAGAGATTTCTGTGAAGAAGTTGATTAGATTATGGGCTGCAGAGGGACTCTTAGAGCTAAAGGGGCTTGAGGGATTGGAAAAGCTAGCTTCTAATCTTTTACATGATCTTATTGATAAAAATCTGGTTGTTGTTAGCACGCGAAGTTTGTGCGGAAGAATCAAGGCGTGTAGGATTCACGATCTTCTTCATGATTTATGCTTGAGAGAAGCTAAACGCGAGATGCTTTTGTATTCTTATGTTGTAGATCCCATAAGCTATGGAGCTGGAAAGATTCTTCCTGATGGTTGTCGCTGGGTGTCAGTTCATTCAAATGGTAATTTTCGGCGCATTCTTTTTGATGATCTTACTCACAGCAAAACACGTTCTCTTCATTTTTCTGCCAATGACTTATGGCAGGATTCATTATTGAGCCTAAATCATTTTAAACTTCTCCGAGTTTTGGACTTGGAGGCTGTTGAATTCAGTTATTTCCCTAGTGAAATACTACACCTAGTAGGTTTAAGGTACTTGGCCTTGGCTATTTATAAGATTCCTGAGGATGTACCAATTTCCAATCTTTGGAATTTGCAAACTCTCGTTGTTTCTCAATCTGAACTGGACGGGCGGATAAGCTTACCAATTGGAATTTGGGGATTGTCTCAGTTGAGGCATCTCCACTGTACAAGCATGTACGTTCATTCTCCTCAAAAGGTATCGGTTAATGAAGTTAATCACCCGATTTTGGAAAAGTTGCTTAGTGTCTCTGGATTGAGTCTTTCTTGTTGCACAAAGGAAATGTTTGAAGGGATTAAGAAAGTGAAAAAATTGGGAATTTTTGGCACTGGCAACGAATTTATTGATGTGCCCGAGTGTCTAGATAATCTGATACATTTGCATGAGCTTGAGACACTAAAAATTGCAGGGTTCAATATGGACTTGCTTGATTTCGATTTCAGGCTTCCACGTCTGGTTTCTTTCCCACCAAATCTCAAGAAGTTAACACTTTCCAAAACTTATCTTCCATGGGAGGACATGACGATCATTAGCAAGTTGCCCAAACTCGAGGTGCTCCAATTGAAGAATTCAGCCTTTGTTGAAGCATGGTCAGCAGAAAGGTGGGAAGTAACAGAGATGGGATTTCCTGAATTGAAATTCGTGCTCCTTGAGAAGTTGGATCTTAAATATTGGAGAGCCGCTGATATCGATGATAATTTCCCATGCCTCGAGCGTGTCGTTATCAGAAATTGCAGTTACTTAAAACAGATTCCTAAAGTATTTGCAGATAGTGGGACACTGCAGCGAATTGAGTTATGGGGATGTTCTCCTTCCCTTGTGACTTTTGCTAAGAAGATTCAAGAAAATCATGAGGATTTGGGAAACAACATGCTTAAAGTTTATGCCTTTGACACAATTGGAG AGGTAAATTCAGATGAAGTTAATGAAGAAGCAGCGGAGGGAGATATGGAGAAGACTGTCAAATCTTTAGAGCAAGAAACTG GGCTTGATTCAGATGAAGATTCTGAAGATTTAGCAATGAAAGCAGTGTTAGATATGCTTCAATCTG AGTTGGATTCAGATGAAGAAGCAGCAGACATAGATGCAGAGAAGGCCGGGCAAAGTTCTAGAGGAAGAGACCGATCAAAAGCTTACGTCTATAAGAATTATTTTGCTCCTTTATTAGTagaattttttcctaattttcatCTAGAAGAAACAGAGGAAGAATCAAGCAAATGA